The genomic DNA CTCATACATACCACTACGGCAAGCCTCCCTATAGGGGCGACAGTTCTTCCCACCCGGCGGGAACGGTTCCCGCTGACTTGCTGTGAACACAGGGTTTACGCCGGTGACTCACGAACCGACGCCCATGCCAGAAGTCGAAGTGTCGCTTCCCGACCGTATCGACAGTGAAATCGCCCGACTCGTCGACCAGGGCGAGTTCCTCAACCGCGAGCAGGCCGTCGAGGAACTGCTCTCGATGGGCGTTTCCGCGTACGCGCCCTCGGACTCGTCCGACGAACCGGCCGACGAGGATATTTTCACCCAGATGACAGACGATCAGCAGGACCCGGCCGCCCGCGAGGACGACCCGCAGGGCGACGAGTACACCTTCTGATACTGTCGGAGCTTTCGGCCGGCTTTTCGGAGACGGAAGCATTCAAACCGCCAACGGCCTACTCTCCCGGTAGTTATGAGCACGACCGCACTCGCCGTCTCCGCAGCGATGGAGTTCTTCCCGCGGGGTATCTCTCACTACCTCGTCGGGGGATTGCTCATCGGGCTCGGGACCGTTGTTATCTATCTCGGGACCGGTATCATCGCCGGCGCGAGCACGTTCCTTGAATCGACGCTGTCCTACGTTTCGAAACAGGACCGGTTCCAGCAGCCGCGCTTTGTCGGCTCCCGCGACTGGCGTATCGTTTTCACACTGAGCATCGTCGCCGGAGCCGCCGTGTACGCTATCGGCTTTCAGGGCGAGGCGTGGTCGCTTTCGGGGAGTGTCTGGACGACCGAGGTTGAAGCGTGGCGGCTGTTTGTCGGCGGGCTCCTCGTCGGCGTCGGCACCCGTCTCGGAAAGGGCTGTACCTCCGGCCACGGCATCTGCGGTGTCGGCTCCGTCTCGACAACCTCGATACTCAACGTCGGCATCTTCATGGTCATCGCCATCGGCACCGCGCTTGCCATGGTCGCGCTCGGACAGGGGGTGTCACCGGTATGAGTGACGACCGCCACCCGCTGTTCATGCCGTTGGTCGTCGTCGGGGGGCTGCTTTTCGGGTTCGGTCTCGGATACAGCCAGATGGCCCGTCCCGAAATCGTCCTCTCGTTCCTCGAACTCTACGACCTCGGGTTGCTGTTCGTGATGGGCGGCGCTATCGCGGTTGCAGCGCCGGTG from Natronomonas pharaonis DSM 2160 includes the following:
- a CDS encoding YeeE/YedE family protein, with the protein product MSTTALAVSAAMEFFPRGISHYLVGGLLIGLGTVVIYLGTGIIAGASTFLESTLSYVSKQDRFQQPRFVGSRDWRIVFTLSIVAGAAVYAIGFQGEAWSLSGSVWTTEVEAWRLFVGGLLVGVGTRLGKGCTSGHGICGVGSVSTTSILNVGIFMVIAIGTALAMVALGQGVSPV
- a CDS encoding DUF7120 family protein, with the protein product MPEVEVSLPDRIDSEIARLVDQGEFLNREQAVEELLSMGVSAYAPSDSSDEPADEDIFTQMTDDQQDPAAREDDPQGDEYTF